Proteins encoded within one genomic window of Spirochaeta cellobiosiphila DSM 17781:
- a CDS encoding aldolase catalytic domain-containing protein: MQVIDCTIRDGGLMNKWQFDDACVREVVSAAVRSGVDYVEVGYKASTEYFDPTVYGKWRFSLEEDLADIWSSSYSNSKLSIMVDIGRFKLDMFIPQSDSLIKTFRIACYIDQVKEAIETSLYLDQLGYETFINIMAISSSSQGELKKALQLIDQTSPCKAVYVVDSFGSLSMNQTAGLIKLYKDSCPSKKIGFHGHNNQQLALANTLMAIECGAEYVDGTFYGMGRGAGNCPLELLLTQLGKTPTEIKPIASAIERHINPLRQKLRWGYHLPYALSGLLNTHPRKAMAAMLKDESVMTDEFWNVAY; encoded by the coding sequence ATGCAAGTAATTGATTGTACTATTCGTGATGGTGGATTAATGAATAAATGGCAGTTCGATGATGCCTGTGTGCGAGAAGTTGTTTCGGCTGCTGTTCGTTCTGGAGTTGATTATGTTGAGGTTGGTTATAAAGCCAGTACTGAATATTTTGATCCGACGGTATACGGAAAATGGCGTTTTAGTTTGGAAGAAGATTTGGCTGACATTTGGTCAAGTTCATATTCTAATTCCAAGTTGTCCATTATGGTAGATATAGGACGATTTAAACTAGATATGTTCATCCCTCAGAGTGACTCTTTGATTAAGACATTTCGAATAGCTTGTTATATTGATCAAGTGAAAGAAGCTATCGAAACCTCCCTATATCTAGATCAATTAGGATATGAAACCTTCATAAATATCATGGCTATTAGTTCTTCCTCTCAAGGGGAGTTAAAAAAAGCATTACAATTGATTGATCAGACTAGCCCATGTAAAGCTGTTTATGTTGTGGATTCTTTTGGATCATTAAGTATGAATCAAACAGCCGGTTTAATTAAATTGTACAAAGATAGTTGTCCCTCTAAGAAAATTGGATTCCACGGACATAATAACCAACAATTAGCCTTGGCCAATACTTTAATGGCTATAGAATGTGGGGCTGAATATGTAGATGGAACATTTTACGGTATGGGTAGAGGGGCCGGGAATTGTCCTCTTGAACTTCTTTTAACCCAATTGGGCAAGACCCCTACAGAGATTAAACCCATTGCATCAGCTATTGAAAGACATATCAATCCTCTTAGGCAAAAGTTACGATGGGGATATCATCTTCCTTATGCTCTCTCTGGGCTTCTCAATACCCATCCTCGAAAAGCAATGGCTGCTATGCTAAAAGATGAAAGTGTTATGACTGATGAGTTTTGGAATGTGGCTTATTGA
- a CDS encoding zinc-dependent metalloprotease family protein gives MNVKSIAKVTPILLLTLITSCNLFFSNSSDDDIAGHLIIQNSSSYSPKEIYITEVGASYYSNSSIWFEVYNPNNVSVNLSAYSLRSYGTNNSQDDVYVMEIPLHSYTLAPHGYAVLKIKNSHSPDSLHSQGDFIPTVVYKNVTYHSFWSDSGYVELVRDGVTYDFIRFGNCSIEPQSGYFSGKAEGFPSSLSSYKYYGYYGNSLSRNQSSEMYIDTDSNNDWALRKFSTPSSINDITNDTDADNDGIPDQAESPGGTYGGLPLYDYGARTGKKDIFVYVSYMDPTSVELLGYNKSNNEYYFTGSRGYDAGVDPQIEAFNKVVEVFEANNISLHINIGNKFSSSFSKEKYNLDNTSHEIPYSRLVSLGNYSSSSNLYDIKAKYFPMVGKWIYHYCVFGFLQGAGNAGSSGIAELGTNGAGNDLIITLGGVWDLNTDSNEKKQELINLQASTFMHELGHNLGLHHGGDEDQNYKPNYYSVMNYLYQLYGLPDTNSETVGDRYYLEQYNNAQPDIKTRWLSLMSDSSKEPISFGVENGPNTSSFSLDYSHGMGNDIDEKAINENDGIGQGNARLDYNGNKSIDASVSYDINFTNGEKSKLKDYDDWSNLIFAFSRDFYADSRSTSNRNLEDIVNDRMPYAEEIPLKSIAF, from the coding sequence ATGAATGTAAAAAGCATAGCAAAAGTTACTCCTATATTACTTTTAACTTTAATAACAAGTTGTAATTTGTTTTTTAGTAACTCCTCTGATGATGATATAGCTGGCCATTTAATAATCCAGAATTCATCAAGTTATTCACCCAAGGAAATTTATATTACAGAAGTGGGTGCCAGCTACTATTCGAATAGCTCTATTTGGTTTGAAGTTTATAATCCCAATAATGTATCCGTAAATTTATCGGCTTATTCGTTACGAAGTTATGGAACTAATAATAGCCAAGATGATGTATATGTCATGGAAATCCCCTTACATTCTTATACGTTGGCACCTCATGGTTATGCCGTATTAAAAATTAAAAATAGCCATTCTCCTGATTCATTACACTCCCAAGGTGATTTTATACCCACTGTTGTCTATAAAAACGTGACCTATCATTCATTTTGGTCTGACTCAGGTTATGTTGAATTGGTTAGGGATGGAGTCACTTATGACTTTATTAGATTTGGTAACTGTTCTATAGAGCCTCAAAGTGGTTATTTTTCTGGTAAAGCTGAAGGGTTTCCCTCCTCTTTATCGTCTTATAAGTACTATGGCTATTATGGTAATTCCTTATCCAGAAATCAGAGTTCTGAAATGTATATAGATACCGATTCTAATAATGATTGGGCTCTTCGTAAATTTTCGACGCCCAGCTCTATTAATGATATAACTAATGATACTGATGCTGATAATGATGGTATTCCAGATCAAGCAGAGAGTCCAGGAGGAACCTATGGAGGTCTTCCCTTGTATGATTATGGAGCTAGGACAGGTAAAAAAGATATCTTTGTATATGTGAGCTATATGGATCCAACTTCAGTAGAACTACTGGGATATAACAAATCGAATAATGAATATTATTTCACTGGCTCTAGGGGATATGATGCTGGTGTAGATCCTCAGATTGAAGCATTTAATAAGGTAGTTGAAGTGTTTGAGGCAAATAATATCTCCCTCCATATAAATATTGGTAATAAATTTAGTTCTAGCTTTAGTAAAGAAAAGTACAACTTAGACAATACAAGTCATGAAATACCTTACAGTCGATTGGTTTCTTTAGGTAACTACAGTTCTAGTTCTAACTTGTATGATATTAAAGCAAAGTATTTTCCCATGGTAGGTAAATGGATATACCATTATTGTGTCTTTGGCTTTTTACAAGGTGCAGGAAATGCAGGCTCCTCTGGGATTGCAGAATTGGGCACTAATGGGGCCGGAAATGATCTTATCATTACTTTAGGTGGTGTTTGGGATTTAAACACCGATAGTAACGAAAAAAAGCAGGAATTAATAAATCTCCAAGCATCTACTTTTATGCATGAATTAGGACATAATTTAGGATTACATCATGGTGGTGATGAGGATCAGAATTATAAACCCAATTACTACAGTGTTATGAATTACCTATACCAGTTATATGGGCTTCCAGATACTAATAGTGAAACTGTAGGTGATAGGTATTATTTAGAGCAATATAATAATGCGCAACCTGATATAAAAACTAGGTGGCTTTCCCTAATGAGTGACTCCTCCAAGGAACCTATTTCCTTTGGAGTTGAGAATGGACCTAATACATCTTCCTTTAGCCTTGACTATAGTCATGGTATGGGCAACGATATAGATGAAAAAGCTATAAATGAGAATGATGGAATTGGACAGGGTAATGCAAGGTTAGATTATAATGGAAACAAAAGTATTGATGCTTCAGTTTCCTATGATATCAATTTTACTAATGGAGAAAAATCTAAGCTTAAAGACTATGACGATTGGTCTAACCTAATATTCGCTTTTTCAAGAGATTTCTATGCTGATTCTAGAAGTACTTCAAATAGAAACTTAGAAGACATTGTCAATGATCGTATGCCTTATGCCGAAGAAATTCCTTTAAAAAGTATAGCTTTTTAA
- a CDS encoding DUF3783 domain-containing protein encodes MAEMRDGKVILLNGFNTDEIRAIMKAVKSVVENPKDIAFCMTTDNNKEWKIKDLIHDVRGDHEYLQNNPPQRG; translated from the coding sequence ATGGCAGAAATGAGAGACGGTAAGGTAATATTATTAAATGGTTTTAATACTGATGAGATAAGAGCTATTATGAAGGCCGTTAAGTCAGTAGTTGAGAATCCTAAGGATATCGCTTTTTGTATGACAACAGATAATAATAAAGAATGGAAAATCAAAGACCTTATTCATGATGTCAGAGGTGACCACGAATATTTACAAAACAATCCACCCCAGAGAGGTTAA
- the hisC gene encoding histidinol-phosphate transaminase encodes MKTRETIQNLIPYSAGVKVPGAIKLSSNENPLGTSPKATQAMKQYLDQSFIYPDGAYSELRTRLSQHLGTQNDNLIIGNGSDEIITLLGLTYLTPNDEVILAKETFSEYLFATKIMGATPIQVPLKEGYHDLEAMEASITSSTKMIFICNPNNPTGTYWPEKDILKFLDKVPSEVLVVLDEAYNEYVRAEDYPHSVNLLNKYNNLIILRTFSKIYGLAALRVGYGISNKDIIQDIWKAKQPFNVGTLGQVAAKAALDDRDFVIQSFQSNKTGLAQLEEGLTSLGLFYYPTQANFICVNVNQDSKKIFDRMLKAGVTIRSLISFGMPEWIRITIGTEKQNLAVLKALKESLI; translated from the coding sequence ATGAAGACAAGAGAAACAATACAGAACTTAATTCCCTATAGTGCTGGTGTTAAGGTACCGGGGGCTATTAAACTTTCAAGCAACGAAAACCCTCTAGGGACCTCACCAAAAGCCACTCAGGCTATGAAACAATACCTAGATCAGTCATTTATCTATCCAGATGGAGCGTATAGTGAGCTACGAACTAGATTGTCACAACATCTTGGAACTCAGAATGATAACTTGATAATTGGAAATGGTTCTGATGAAATCATTACCCTTTTAGGGCTCACGTATCTAACTCCAAATGATGAAGTCATATTGGCTAAAGAGACTTTTAGTGAATATCTCTTTGCAACAAAAATTATGGGAGCCACTCCTATACAAGTACCTTTGAAAGAGGGATATCATGACTTAGAAGCTATGGAGGCGTCTATAACGTCCAGTACTAAGATGATCTTTATATGTAATCCCAATAATCCTACAGGAACCTATTGGCCCGAAAAAGATATCCTTAAATTTCTGGATAAAGTACCTTCCGAAGTGTTAGTCGTGTTAGATGAAGCTTACAATGAATATGTTCGTGCAGAAGATTATCCCCATTCCGTCAATTTACTTAATAAGTACAACAACCTCATTATTTTAAGAACATTCTCAAAGATCTATGGTTTAGCCGCTCTTCGTGTTGGTTATGGAATATCCAATAAAGATATTATTCAAGATATCTGGAAAGCAAAACAACCGTTCAATGTAGGGACTCTGGGGCAAGTAGCCGCTAAAGCGGCCCTAGATGATCGTGATTTTGTTATACAATCCTTTCAAAGTAACAAAACGGGCCTAGCCCAATTGGAAGAGGGACTTACTTCACTTGGACTATTTTATTATCCAACTCAGGCCAATTTTATTTGTGTGAATGTTAATCAAGATTCTAAAAAGATCTTTGATAGAATGTTAAAAGCGGGAGTAACAATACGATCTCTCATAAGCTTTGGGATGCCTGAATGGATACGTATAACCATTGGAACAGAAAAGCAAAACTTAGCTGTATTAAAAGCACTCAAAGAAAGTTTAATATAA